The sequence below is a genomic window from Crassostrea angulata isolate pt1a10 unplaced genomic scaffold, ASM2561291v2 HiC_scaffold_1, whole genome shotgun sequence.
ggtaaactttatgatatcatatttaaatcaaaatgaaaattatgaaaaaactttaGATGTAtgtttgtacaaataaaacaaagaattacgaTAACATgccaatgttcattttagggggccattttatgctcaaaccatatatagtcctttgcaAATGTATACTGGGACTTTGGTTCTTTAGTTTCTTAAGGtcaggtttgtattttttattcagaCATTCACATTTTTATCGTTTTTTCCCGTCGATATcgacaattttcaaatttaaaattcctCATGAATTAAGTGGAAAGCGCCACCTCTTCTGACAGTCGAGCCTGACTCTCCATTTTGTCCTGACGTTTTCTGACACACGGTTCCATCAGTAGGGTCAGCCCAGACAGAATCAGACATGCCCCCATGAAGTAAAAGGACGGCATATAGGAGAGGGATACGTCCCGGAGGTAACCTTCAAAGTACAAGAACACTTCCTACTTACTAGCTGACAAAAGTAGAAATCACATTTGTTGACCAATATGTCTCAtcaaataacaagaggcccatgggccacatcgcttaccagaacaacagttccttgtaacattttatttcgttgcatatgctatttctattttaaacttgaaaCCCCTTTCTGAGGCCCCAATATTGGTCCGTGGATTATGGTTGGCTTTAACAATTTCGAATCTACGCTATCTttggatgcttgcatagtaatctcacaaactgtagcttTTCTagttcttgaattttttttcaaaaaacatttcccataatatatattctttttttaaactttgaaacccTCTTGGGGCCCAGTATTAGTCTGGTGGACACAgcatctacattatttaaggatgctggcatagtaatctcacaaattaaAGCATTGTATTTCttgagaatattttaaaacattttttctatatatgttaaaactttgaaccccatCTTTGACCCCAATTTTGTTAGTGGGCTactatattttcattatttatactTGCTTTTGGAAAAATATTGGTATTTCTGGTGTTGTGTTCTCgagaaaaagtttttaaaacattttttcctatgtatttctgtTAAACTTTGAATCCCACCTGGAAccccagttttggtccaagggtccaatttttacaatataaaattttaaatttttaaaaaaactttggtgtaaatattggcatttctggttcagtagttttttaaaaggcaatttttgaacatttttcctaccttttttatgttttactttAAGCCCAATTTggtcttgagaagaagattttcaaacatttttaagcATGTAAAAACATAGTATTTCTATGTTAAGCTTTGAACTCCACctgggccccagttttggtccgaggttCAAGACTTTTTATggtttagaatcttcactatatgaACAAGCTtcggtgtaaatattggcatttcttaAGCAGTGgtgtttggagaaaaaaaataaacattttactacatatAATCTGTCTTAAACTTTGAACCAtgactggggccccagttttggtccgagggtcaagattttcataattcaaaatCTCCACTATATAAACAAGCGTTGGTGTATATAATGGCATTTCTAGTGCAGGTGTGTttgaaaaagaattgtttttaaacatgtttcctACGTATTTTTTGTTAAGCTTTGAACCCCGCCTTGGGCTCCAGTTTTCGTCCGTGGTTATTGAGAAGAGaatacgatttttaaaaacacaaaccCTATCATAACTGTTTTGCAATAATTTcccttttaaaattgttattttaacaattcaaaattcccttcccaaaaggatgctttgtaccaagtttggttacaTTTGGCCCTGTGGTTTAagagaagaagtaaaaaatgtgaaaagtttacagacggacagacggacaacaggtgatcagaaaagccttggttcaggtgagctaaaaaggtaaAGTGTTAAATTGATCTTTAATAGCTCAGCACTCTCCAAATCTAAGTGAAGTAAATTCTAGTCTTCTTCTTATCTAAATTTATTGAAGGAAAGTTTGAGAATACTTTTGTTTTCACCTAATAGTGGAGCTCCCGTTCCCATAGTTATTCCTTGTCCCAGGATAAGAATTCCAAAAGCTGTTCTAAAATTTTCTATTCCTACATAGTCCACTACAATACTTGGCGTCATAGAGAAAATGGCGCCGGCAAAAAGACCAAACATAACAGCTAGGACAATGAAGCTCCAGAAGGACCCATAAAAGGGGCAGAGCGCCAAGGTGGCACCAGTCACAAGCTGGCTAATAGCAACAATCGTTGAGTTCTTAACTATACGCTGATTGGCTATTACCCCACATAAACCTCGACCAATGAAATCACACATATTGGTAACAGATACCAATATTGAGACTTCTGTTGTAGTCATTCCATGGTCACGAGCAAACGGGGAAATATAAATATGACCATATGCAGATCCTATACTTCCAAATAAGTACACAAAAAGATACATCTGTAGCAATGGTTTTTTAAGGAGTGAGATatctataattttgtttttgacatcTTTTTGTGCTTGCGATTCATTTAAGTGGGATTGGGAAAGGCTGTAAACAGCATCTGTGCTTCCTAGACTCCGGAAACTCTGTGAGAAACGAGATCTGTGGTGTGTTTTAGTATCCAGTCGATGTGGCAAACTCCCCCATGTTTCATCCTTTTCAAAACTAGATGAGACGCCATTTCCAGGTGTCGGTCTTTCACTCAGAGATATTGAGCGCTTTTTGCCCGTCGATACTTGTGAATACTCGTGAGTGTCTTGGATTTGAACAATTGAATATTCCGGTTTGGATTTGCTGTTGCTGTTAGAGAACAGTTGAAAAAGAGATGGAGGCTTTAGAAGTCCTGCTAGAGCCACCACATTGAATATAACTCCTGAAAAGATGAGCATGGTACCACGAAGACCGTAAACGTCCAGAAGATAGCGAAATAAAGGAGGAACAACGAGTCCGCCAAAACCTGAGGATGCCACTAGAACAGAGTTAGCCAGCTCCCGCCGTCTGTTAAAGTATATACCGATCAGGTAGGCTGCCGGGCCGTGGATTGTAGCAAATCCAATTCCTGGAAAGAACAAAATGTAGTATAGTCTCAACAGGGAGGTAACAGGTCATCATAATGGAGAAAACTTGAAAAGTCCAAAGagtaaaatgatttaattgaaaGATATAGTGCTCACCGTATATAACTCCATGGGTCACGATAAGGATTTCGATTCTGTCAGCAAAGAATCCGAGGAAATAAGCGATGGATCCGAGAATTCCTCCGACAATGATCATCTGACGGACAGACAGGTGATGGAGTCCAAATGTAAGGATCGGAAGGGCTGCAATATAAAGATAacttcatattttgaaaatagatTTTCACACCAACATTACATGAAAAGATGTTATAATGCGGCAAGCATGTAAAGAAAAACCTCCAATTTTCCTAAAGATTATTCGACATTATACTGACATTTTCCGGAATTTACACACAGAAAtctaagcattttaaaaacatttttcgcCTTTTTTCAGGTAGGTAGATTCTGTTTGTTTAGGATTCATTAGGTTGTAATACAAGGTCGAAAATCAGACACACGTGTTACGTCTGAAACTATAAAGAATGCATGGGTTTTTCTAAATTCAATTTCTGAACACGACcccaaataaattaaatgaaagtttGCAAAATTTGgcaatgttttttaataaataatgtatGTTTAAAACATCGTGTAAATATCTATTTGCAGGGATAAACACTTCATTTTGCATAacatacatttcaaatacaCACGCTGTGTTAGTAAAGTAATGGCCAAAGTTGTTCATCAACTTCGGAACGCTCAGTAAAATAATAGTGTAATTCGACAGAGAGGTCGGTTAATAGGGAGAGTTTCTCTGTTGCTTCAGTATGCCACATAAAGGTATCCCAGTCAAGTCTTTTATCACTCAATTCTGGTGGGAAACATGtagaaatggaaaaaattataTCTTATTTCAAAACTTCGTTGAAATCATGGTAGGTGCTTATCCTTAAAGCTAAActattgttaaatatatttatatatttactgtAGGTAATACATATGGTTACCGGGTAACAGTTACTGCGATACAAAGACGGCGTGTATGAGAAGCAAGGTGGAGAAAATATGTCTTAGCAGTCATGATTTAAAGACAGTAAATAAAGGAATTGACTGCAATGGAAAAGATAGTGGTGTAGAAACAGCTTTTGTCCGAATGACAATCACATTCATTGAAAAGTgtcagttattttttaaaaattgctttcaCATGTTTTTGAATACCTTTTTGGAAAGCCAATAGTTCAAGTGAATAACTTGATCCAAAGACAACGTTGAATATACCATGAGTTACATTCAACAGTCTGGACCTATAACCAAAATCGTTCAAGAATTAACTTTTAGAATGACCGTTGACTTACAAGCGATGCTGTAGACAATCTGAAGAACGCCTGGTATGATTGAGGTTGTGGAGGCTTCAGACTTGTAGTAATCCTGAAAGGCCACGAAGAACAGGCCCGAGGTCTTGATGGTACCGACGTATATCATAAAGATCAGGCTGGACCCTGTGTTATAGAAAACATATAACAGCATGTTGTATTCTATAACAAAGCCACCAAGATATCTTACTACGACAATAAAGGTTATGAATTTAACATTACTCAGATTGACTATATGTATCATGCCGGATCCTGGCTCAATATATCATGTAATATTGTACTAATTATTATCAACACATGGTACATAATACAAAGGTTGAGAAAAGGCTTAATTATAGGTATGTAAATGATAACTGTAGGATCATAGAAGAGGACTTACCCGCGAGGATCACCCAGGCCCATCCTTTGTCCACGGGGTGGTTGCTGGAAGTCGGATTGCTCGTCATGCTGGTCAGGTgtaacatgaaaataaataagttcTATCCCTAGATACAGTATCATTGTTTTGCGATTTCAAACAAATACTTCTATCCTATTTTCTGATGAGTGTTCACACTCTTtgcatgcatatatacatgGTATCATTGGTACTCATCTTTTCTAGTTATTGTCTGATTTATGTACATACTTTGTCCAGcaatattttattgttatacATTCACTCTAGTATTCTTTGCCCAGTGATTTTCTTTCGGTTAATCTTTATTTGCCCAGtaattgaattattgttatGCGATCTTAACTGTTGAACATGATAATTTTGTAAGAACACATCCTGTAATAATTAATCttataatgtacatttttttgtgCATGATAAGTGTAATATTTAATTAGATATAATGCATTTTAGATGGTATGATAAGTGTTACTAATTATGTAACATTGACCGTACTAAATTAGATAGCGTTTATTTTGGAAAGTGTATGATTAGTTTGATATGTTAAGACAGTGTAATCTTTGCCTTGTGTATGATAAGTATGATATTAAAGTAGAAAGTGAACAATTTGATAGTGTATGATAAGTTTgaaatttacttttatagtgTGCATTTTGTCTAGTGTATGATTAGAGTAAAATTTAATTACATAGTATGCATTTTGCCTATATTGCCTAATTAGATATTGATTATTTTGCCTAGTGTATGATAAGTGTAATATTCATTTATGTAGAGTATAATTAaagtaacaataatattttatcacatgtttagctCAAAATACGGCAAATACCACTCATGTagtacaattttgatttttacccAAAACGAcgtcaaaataaaacattacgTA
It includes:
- the LOC128168522 gene encoding monocarboxylate transporter 5-like isoform X2 produces the protein MTSNPTSSNHPVDKGWAWVILAGSSLIFMIYVGTIKTSGLFFVAFQDYYKSEASTTSIIPGVLQIVYSIASLPILTFGLHHLSVRQMIIVGGILGSIAYFLGFFADRIEILIVTHGVIYGIGFATIHGPAAYLIGIYFNRRRELANSVLVASSGFGGLVVPPLFRYLLDVYGLRGTMLIFSGVIFNVVALAGLLKPPSLFQLFSNSNSKSKPEYSIVQIQDTHEYSQVSTGKKRSISLSERPTPGNGVSSSFEKDETWGSLPHRLDTKTHHRSRFSQSFRSLGSTDAVYSLSQSHLNESQAQKDVKNKIIDISLLKKPLLQMYLFVYLFGSIGSAYGHIYISPFARDHGMTTTEVSILVSVTNMCDFIGRGLCGVIANQRIVKNSTIVAISQLVTGATLALCPFYGSFWSFIVLAVMFGLFAGAIFSMTPSIVVDYVGIENFRTAFGILILGQGITMGTGAPLLGYLRDVSLSYMPSFYFMGACLILSGLTLLMEPCVRKRQDKMESQARLSEEVALST
- the LOC128168522 gene encoding monocarboxylate transporter 5-like isoform X1, which encodes MLHLTSMTSNPTSSNHPVDKGWAWVILAGSSLIFMIYVGTIKTSGLFFVAFQDYYKSEASTTSIIPGVLQIVYSIASLPILTFGLHHLSVRQMIIVGGILGSIAYFLGFFADRIEILIVTHGVIYGIGFATIHGPAAYLIGIYFNRRRELANSVLVASSGFGGLVVPPLFRYLLDVYGLRGTMLIFSGVIFNVVALAGLLKPPSLFQLFSNSNSKSKPEYSIVQIQDTHEYSQVSTGKKRSISLSERPTPGNGVSSSFEKDETWGSLPHRLDTKTHHRSRFSQSFRSLGSTDAVYSLSQSHLNESQAQKDVKNKIIDISLLKKPLLQMYLFVYLFGSIGSAYGHIYISPFARDHGMTTTEVSILVSVTNMCDFIGRGLCGVIANQRIVKNSTIVAISQLVTGATLALCPFYGSFWSFIVLAVMFGLFAGAIFSMTPSIVVDYVGIENFRTAFGILILGQGITMGTGAPLLGYLRDVSLSYMPSFYFMGACLILSGLTLLMEPCVRKRQDKMESQARLSEEVALST